TACGAAGCCCGCCTGGAAGGCCGGGACTTGAACTTGACCCCTTTGGAATTTCAACTGCTGGTCCTGTTGATGGAATACGCCGGGCTCGTGCTGACCCGCCAGCAAATTTTGGACCGGATTTGGGGGGAGGGCTACTTCGGCAC
The Sphingobacteriaceae bacterium DNA segment above includes these coding regions:
- a CDS encoding helix-turn-helix domain-containing protein; the protein is YEARLEGRDLNLTPLEFQLLVLLMEYAGLVLTRQQILDRIWGEGYFGTPRLVDVHIRSLRSKLGDDPANPRWIETIRGVGYKFKETP